The following are encoded together in the Glycine soja cultivar W05 chromosome 5, ASM419377v2, whole genome shotgun sequence genome:
- the LOC114412700 gene encoding uncharacterized protein LOC114412700, producing MMGTACFPTTNVVLKPQNLSGNFSTLCDNFRCLRFLTPKPPHLRSSHSKLGNRVKLTSFSMSKATHLKVSQAALSSTEESLSSSPRVIGEHDLLIVGPGVLGRLVAQKWSQELPGSQVYGQTVTTDHHNELIQMGINPSLKWTEATHKFPNVIYCAPPSRTPDYAGNIRLAALSWNGEGSFLFTSSSAPYDCNDNGPCDEDSPVVPIGRSPRVDVLLKAENVVLEFGGCVVRLAGLYKADRGAHNYFLEKGVVDSRPDHILNLIHYEDAASLSVAILKKNFRGQIFLGCDNHPLSRQEMMDLVNKSGKFSKKFDKFTGTDGPLGKRLNNTRTSQVVGWEPKYLSFARFLESSM from the exons ATGATGGGAACCGCATGTTTCCCAACTACTAATGTTGTTCTCAAACCTCAAAACTTATCTGGGAATTTCTCTACCCTCTGTGATAACTTTCGGTGTCTGAGGTTCCTCACTCCGAAACCGCCCCACCTGCGATCCTCTCACTCTAAGTTGGGAAATAGAGTAAAGCTGACATCTTTTTCGATGTCCAAGGCAACCCATTTGAAGGTTTCACAAGCTGCACTCTCATCCACGGAAGAATCACTGTCTTCATCTCCTCGGGTAATAGGAGAACATGACTTGCTCATTGTGGGTCCCGGGGTTCTTGGTCGTTTGGTTGCTCAGAAGTGGAGTCAG GAACTTCCGGGTAGTCAAGTTTATGGTCAGACAGTGACCACTGATCATCACAACGAGTTGATTCAAATGGGTATTAACCCATCTTTGAAATGGACAGAAGCTACTCACAAATTTCCCAATGTCATTTATTGTGCTCCACCCTCTCGTACCCCAGACTATGCTGGTAATATTAG GCTAGCTGCATTAAGCTGGAACGGTGAAGGTTCTTTCTTATTTACATCAAGCAGTGCTCCATATGATTGTAATGATAATGGACCATGTGATGAG GATTCTCCGGTTGTGCCTATTGGGAGGAGCCCCAGAGTTGATGTCCTTCTAAAAGCTGAAAATGTGGTACTGGAGTTTGGTGGCTGTGTTGTGAGATTGGCGGGACTATAT AAAGCAGATAGAGGTGCACACAATTATTTCTTGGAAAAGGGTGTTGTTGATAGTCGTCCTGATCACATCCTGAATCTTATACATTATGAG GATGCAGCTTCCCTCTCAGTTGCAATCTTGAAGAAAAACTTCCGTGGACAGATTTTCTTGGGTTGTGATAATCATCCTTTGTCTAG GCAAGAAATGATGGATCTGGTTAATAAAAGTGGGAAATTCAGTAAAAAATTTGACAAGTTTACTG GAACTGATGGCCCTCTTGGAAAGAgattaaataacacaagaacCAGCCAGGTAGTTGGGTGGGAGCCCAAGTACCTTAGCTTTGCTCGTTTTCTAGAGAGCAGCATGTAA